The nucleotide sequence tatgctgcagctattttccctgggcCGTCTGAGGTtggggggtgaccttgtagaggtttataaaatcgtgagaggcacGAATAGGGTGAATGGCTAAAGATtttcccctgggtgggggagtcgtagagggcataggtttaaggtgagaggggaaagttttaaaagggccctaaggggcaactttttcacacagagtgtggtgcttgtatggaatgagctgccagagtaagtggtggaggctggtacaattacaacatttaaaaggcatctggatgggtatatgaataggaagggtttggagggatatgggattagattgatttaggatattgggtcagcatggacaggttggactgaagggtctgtttccatgctgtacagctttatgactatgattctatgacattataactgtacccgcatcaactacttcctcttGAAGATCATTATCTTATTATCCAGATTTAAGCTGAAAAATTTACTGCattcgctgcacccgatgtggcctcctctacattggggagacaggccgcctacttacggaacgtttcagagaacacctctgggacacccgcacctaccaacccaaccaccccgtggctgaacactttaactccccctcccactccgccaaggacatgcaggtccttggcctcctccatcgccagaccatggcaacatgacgcctggaggaagagcacctcatcttccccctaggaaccctccaaccacaagggatgaatgcagatttctccagcttcctcatttcccctccccccaccttatctcagtcccaaccctcggactcagcaccaccttcttgacctgcaatcttcttcccgacctctccgcccccaccccctctccggcctatcaccctcaccttaacctccttccacctatcacattcccaatgctcctcccgcaagtccctcctctctaccttttatcttagcctgcctggcacaccttcctcattcctgaagaagggcttatgcccgaaacgtcgattctcctgctccttggatgctgcctgacctgctgcgcttttccagcaccacatttttcaggtctgatctccagcatctgcagtcctcactttatccagaTTTAAGCAAAGTATGGCAgaagctgaaaaaaaaattgaaatgagaacagagagtgctggagaaactctgcagcatctgtgcacaGAGAGTAAGTACCAAGGAAActgtgcaggtctggcagcatctgtgaagagagaaacagagttaacgtttcgagtctggtgTGACTtcactgttctgatgaagggtcactccacccaaaacactaactctgatttctctccacggatgctgccagacatgctgaacttttccagcaatttctgttttgtctctgatttacagcatccatactttttttttcccagtttttATGACTCCAGTGTTCTGAAGGgggggtcattggactcaaaatgttaactctttctctctctctctctccacagatgctgcaagaaaagaaaacaggttaggcatatggatttcagtgggCTTGGTTCATGTTTTCTAAATGATTAAAGTAATTAAAACTGAGTTCATagcgttgctgctgctgctgttcacAGATGTTCAATTAGTAACATGTTAAAGGAGTGAATAAATGTCTGATCACATACTAACTGTAATTGTCATTGCATGATTTCACAAAAGTTGAAAAACCTGCAGTTGAGCAATTTTGCTTGAGCTTTCATGCTAGGCTACCATTTatttgcctatccttaattgtccTTTAAGAAAGTAACAGCAGTGAGATGAatttgtgaactgctgcagttcatttgttgTCGGTAGACCCTCAATagtattaggaagggagttccaggattttgacccagcgacagtgacaTAACTGCTGGTATATTCCCTGATGAggggctttattcctgatgaagggcttttgcctgaaacgtcgattttattgctcctcagatgctgcctgaactgctgtgctcttccagcaccaccatatccagaatctggtttccagcatctgcagtcattgtttttacctggtatatttcgaagtcaggttggtgagtggcttggaggagaatgtgcagatgtGTGCTGCACCTCATGTGTCTGCTGGTCTTGTCAGACACTTAACCAAATTTCACATAATTTCTCTGCTTTTCAACTTGTGAGATTTAATTTGTGCATATGTACCATCCTGCATCAAATATTCTTTTTGTGATCTGTATATCCATATCCCCTCGACTCCTTTGCTTTCTCTACGACAGATTTACTTTCCaaggtaaaagcaaaatactgcagatgctggtaatctgaaacaaacacaggagcgtgctggagaaactccacaggtctggcagcatctgtggagaaataaatagagttAATATCATGCCAGACACGAAACGTTAAGTCttgattttctctccacaaatgctgccagacttgctgagcttctccagtgttttgttagaatcattgaattccagcagtatggaagcagaccattcagtccatcgagtccacacctcccctctgtagagcatcccacccaatccctacatttcccatggctaatccactcagcttgcacatccctggacactatggggcaacttagcatggccaatccaactaacctgcacatctttggaccatgggaggaaacccacgctgacacatggggagaacatgcaaactccatacagacaataaCCTGATACTGGAAcagaacacaggtccctggtgctgtgaggcagtagtgctaaccactgacccaccatatTGTCAAGTAGTAGAGTAGTCCCTCAGTATAGCATTGGAAATCTTTGTTCTGAAGCCCTAGAGTGGGACTAGAACCTGAAATGTAGAGGTAAGAGTGCAATTAACTGAGCAAAGATGGACAGTAATTCTCTGTACTTGTTTATTTTCTaagggctgtacatctctatgactctatgagcagtTATTCCTTCCGTTACAATGCACATTTGTCTATATTGAAATTTATTTGTCATTGACTCAGCCATTCTGTAACTTTGTTAATATATTTTATTGCATACCCCAATTCCCTTTCTTAAATTTCGATACCGTACCAATacaattcaaatcatttatgtaaacagtGAGTAACAGGGGTTCCTTGCGCCTTCCCCTGTTGTACAGTACTCCTCCGTTCACCTTTAacccctcctttttaaattctctgcctgaAGGCTGGTCCTAACCCAAGTACCATAATACCCCCATTGGTAGGAAAAGATGGTAGGTCCCAAAATCTACCCCAGAGGAAACAAAGATCAAAACATATGCTTTTGGTAACAATTAGAGCTACACTGGCTGGCCATCCACTGGCCTCCATCAAGGACTGATAGGTAACTGTGGCAATACATCTCACCTGTTGTAGTCCAgtgctatgatctgcctccaataTTCTTTCCATTATAATTGGCTAACTAAGAACCTCTCCAGTCTTACTATCTGCCATCTGAAGGACTTACGTGTTGAAACTCACCCTGTTTGGGTTGCATTCTGAAAGCACCTTCCTTAGCCTGGGATGGTACCTGAAGCTACAGATTCTGACTCAGATGTTACCCATTGCAAGACCATAACCCCAAacctctgtttctgttttgtagtCTGTTTGTTCTCAATTTGGCCCTATATCCCACCTTCGCTGATGAAGGCACTTAGAGCAACTATTGCAACTTGTGAGGTTTCAATGTGACATTTCAGCAAACAGTTTACAATAAAACCCACATATGCTAGATCCCAAAGCCAAGTTCGTTGTTCAACATGGATAATGATCCTTGACTGCAATCTTTTCTTTCTAGCATAGCAAGAACAGCATAACACCAAGTAATGCCAATATCGCTTTGGAATAAAGAAAAACACTAAAAACATTTAGAGAATTCTTCTTTAAAGATTGTAATCTTTCAATTCACAGCTATGTGATTCTTTAAACAATTCATTCtccgtgtggaatgaactcctaCAGAAGGTGATGGATGCGGCTCCAGTTACaacgttgaaaagacatttggataagtccatgagtaggcaatgtttggagggatatgggccaagtgcgggcaggtggtactagtttagtttgggaacatgttcggcatggactagttggaccaaagggtctgtttccgctgttgtggttctgttcgccgagctgggaatttgtgttgcaaacgtttcgtcccctgtctagatgacatcctcagtgcttgggagcctcctgtgaagcgcttctgtgatttttcctccggcgtttgtagtggtttgaatctgccgcttccggttgtcagttccagctgtccgctgcagtggccaggatattgggtccaggtcgatgtgcttattgatagaatctgtggatgagtgccatgcctctaggaattccctggctgttctctgtttggcttgtcctataatagtagtgttgtcccagtcgaattcatgttgcttgtcatctgcgtgtgtggctactaaggatagctggtcgtgtcgtttcgtggctagttggtgttcatggatacgaatcgttagctgtcttcctgtttgtcataTATAgtgtttgtgcagtccttgcatgggattttgtacactacattggttttgctcatgctgggtatcgggtccttcgttctggtgagttgttgtctgagagtggctgttggtttgtgtgctgttaagagtcctagtggtcacagtagtctggttgtcagttcggaaatgctcttgatgtatggtaacgtggctcctattataggacaagccaaacagagaacagccagggaattcctagaggcatgacactcatccacagattcaatcaataagcacatcgacctggacccaatataccaattactgcagtggacagctggaactgacagattcaaaccactacaaatgccagaggaaagatcacagaagcgcttcacaggaggctcctaagcactgaggatgtcactagacaggggacgaaatgtctgcaacacaaattcccagcttggcgaacagaaccacaacaacgagcacccgagctacaaatcttctcccaaactttggtctgtttccgtgctgtataactcaatgacaCTTATAGAAAGAGGGCGTCTTTCTAAAGataatatttattgtccatccttaattggtcttgagaagttggtgatgagTCATTTCCTTAAACTGCTGCAATCATCGATTGTAGGAACACCCACACTCCCACCAGGGAGGGAGCACCAAGAGTTTGGCACAATGACAGTGACGGGAATGCTGATATAGTTCAACGTCAGGATTGtgtatggcttggaagggaatgagcagagagtggtGTTCCTCAttatctgctgtccctgtccttttAGGTGGTAGGGGCCACATTTATTAATTGGTGAGCCTCACCTTCAATATGGTTTGCTTGCTTGACCAATTcaattaagagtgaaccacatggTAGGTCTGGAATCAAACATCGGCGAGGGAACATGAGGGTATCAGATTTCCTTCTCTTGCATTAGccaaccagatggattttctttGACAATCAATGacatattccaacaggtttaattggaagcacactagctttcgaagcaccgctccgaaagctagtgtgcttccaattaaacctgttggactataacctggtgttgtgtgatttttaactttgtccaccccagttcaacactggcatctccaaataatgacgTATTCGTGATCATCAATACTAGCCTTTGATTGCGCCCTCCAAATTTAtgtaactgaaactcttcaactgctgtggtgggatttgaactaatGTTCCAACCATCAGTCCTGGATACTTCTCCAATTCCATATTCACAACAGTACTACATTTTCATACATGTAATTTTTATTGAAATATTAATGGAACCATTCCAAACTAGTTCATTGCATTGTATTTACATCCTGTGGCTTAACTCATTTAATTTACAACCTTGCACTATTGTGGATAAATATTACAATAATCCAAACATTAAGTCTTCAGGGCAGCTCTTATTGCTATCACAGCGAGTCTTTCAATTTTTATGGCTCAAAATTCTTTTGATTGAATTTACTGAAAGCTGCCAGTTGCTTGGTGTTGGAATTCCTGAGCAGTTCTAACTGCCTCTGCCCTCTTCGCAATAAATACTCGATGTGCATAACATCAGTCCTGGGTATTTCGGAGTTCCTGCGAAATTCACTGCAAACCAGAGGCAAGAATCCCGGTTTCCCCTTGGCAGCTCGGAGAAATTGTTTGTAAAGACTTAAGACTTGTTTCTGCAGCTTGCTGTGTCTAACCATGGCGTTAAAACAGCATCAGCCTGGCTCTGGTAAAAGAGTAAAATCAATGTTGTGGCACCTCCTCTATTTAACTTCCAAAATATGTCATCAACATCAAGCCTACACTTGCAATTGCTCTGAAGAAagtactgtttagattagattacttagtgtggaaacaggcccttcggcccaacaagtccacaccgacccgccgaagcgcaacccacccagaccctattcccctacatttaccttcacctaacactacgggcaatttagcatggccaattcacctaacctgcacatttttggactgtgggaggaaaccggagcatccggaggaaacccacgcagatatggggagaatgtgcaaactccacacacacagttgcctgaggtgggaattgaacctggttctctggcgctgtgaggcagcagtgctaaccactgtgcctccttcatcagggcttttgcctgaaacatcgattttcctgttcctcggatgctgcctgacctgctgtgcttttccagctccactctaatctccagcatctgcagtccccacttacGACTATTTGATGCTTCTGTAATGTGATATTCAGTGACCCTGCCTCCTCCACTCTGGGGAAGAAGGCTCCTCAGATTTATGAGTCTCTGAAACATTTCCCCTCATTTCAGGTTAAATAGcagactccttatttttaaatcgtGTCTCCCAGTTCTAATCTCTCGCACGAGCAATACATCCTGTCAGCATCCACCCCGTGAAGGCTCCTTGGGtttttatgtatttcaatgtTTATTCGTCTCTGGAAAAGAaaggatttgtttttaatttattcatgagtggcacagtggcagcactgctgcctcacagcaccagggacctgggttcgattccaacctcaggtgactgcctgtgtggagcttgcacagtctccccgtgtctgtgtgggtttcctccggatggtccggtttcctcccgcaatccaaaagatgagaaggttaggtgaattggccatgctaaattgcccgtagtgttcagggatgtataggttaggtacatGAGTCAAAAGTAAacgtctgggtgggatactcttcggagggtgatgtggtcttgttgggccaaagggcctgattccacactgtagggattctaattcttaaaAATAAGCGTGCCTCATTTGTGGAATGCaggcgttgctggctaggccagcatttattacccgtccctaattgccccttgagaaggtgggggtgagctccCTTCTCGAACcacctgctgtgggctgacccacaaaaacatttgggagggaattccaagattttgactcaacaacagGGAAGGAATATTTATCTATTTCCAAGTCCgaattgtgagtggcttggatgggaacctCTAAGAAGTGGTGTTTCCCTGTATCTGGTGCCCTTCAAgctggaagtggccatgggtttggaaggtgctgtttgaggatctttagtgaatttctggattgagggaagatggtggtggattGGCAATGTCACTAGAGTAGTAACCTAGATtcaatatgttaactctgtttcctctccacagatcctaTCAgacctccagcaatttttgttcttgttcgcaatccagagacccagactaATGCTCAGAGTACATAGTttaaaatcccaccatggcagctaaTGAAAATTAATAAACCTGGAGATGAAAGctaacttcagttatgaggactgAGGAAACTGCCTCCCCAAAACCCAGACAAAAACCCCCAGCATTCCCTCTCCCTCAACCCCAAACTGATGAagctcctgctccccagatcggAGTCCTTTCCCCTGCTCCATTCCCTTCAGCCCCTAATAGGATCAGATGGCCCAACACATACTGTCCAATTTCTCCACCATGCCTGCCAGACCTGACATTCCCCAAACTCACCCTGACCTAAACAATCCACTTACCCAGAattcaaggctgagctagatggattcttgattagCTGGGGAATCAGGTGTtatggcaggaaaatggacgtgagGAATGCTGGATTAGTCATGgtttttattgaatggtgcagcaaggTCAGGGGTAAGCAGCCTACTCCTCTTCCCATTTCTTACCGTCTTACCCCAGCCTCCTGGCACACTAACCTCACACATAGCTCATGTTGCAACAGTCAAGGTCTGCAATGctggaccttttttttaaaaaacctgaaaATATTGCTCCAGGAAACGGAGCATGGTTTGCCCACCTGACCACCCGTCCCCACCCGTCCCCACCCCATCTGTTCTCAAACACCTCCCCCGGACTAGTATACCCCTCACTTCCCTGATAGTAGAAGGGTTGTGGGGTGAACTACCAGCGCCCTATCCTCCCCTGACTGCCCCACCCTAACCCCCCTCCCCTCTCCTACTGACCCTCACTCCATCTCCATCCCTCCCCTGGCTGTCCTACCTCCCTCCCACTGACTCTCTCCTGACTGCCCTACACCCAAGTCTCTATCCCGCCCTCCTCCTACCGACCCCACCCCATCCTACACCCAACTGCTCTGCCCCGCCCCGGTTTTACAACCCCCCCCCCTGCACCCCCCNNNNNNNNNNNNNNNNNNNNNNNNNNNNNNNNNNNNNNNNNNNNNNNNNNNNNNNNNNNNNNNNNNNNNNNNNNNNNNNNNNNNNNNNNNNNNNNNNNNNNNNNNNNNNNNNNNNNNNNNNNNNNNNNNNNNNNNNNNNNNNNNNNNNNNNNNNNNNNNNNNNNNNNNNNNNNNNNNNNNNNNNNNNNNNNNNNNNNNNNNNNNNNNNNNNNNNNNNNNNNNNNNNNNNNNNNNNNNNNNNNNNNNNNNNNNNNNNNNNNNNNNNNNNNNNNNNNNNNNNNNNNNNNNNNNNNNNNNNNNNNNNNNNNNNNNNNNNNNNNNNNNNNNNNNNNNNNNNNNNNNNNNNNNNNNNNNNNNNNNNNNNNNNNNNNNNNNNNNNNNNNNNNNNNNNNNNNNNNNNNNNNNNNNNNNNNNNNNNNNNNNNNNNNNNNNNNNNNNNNNNNNNNNNNNNNNNNNNNNNNNNACTGCTCTGCCCCGTCCATGTTTTACAACCCCTCCTACTGAACCCTCCCCTGACTGCCCTAGCCCCACCCCTGCCCAACACCCCCTCCTCCCAGCTGGCTTACTCTAACAGGCTCCTGTGTTTCTCAACTGGGCCTGAACCAGAATCTCTGATCAGGAAATGTGGAGCTCTCTGGgtttttattgtttaaaaaggaGGCGAGCAGCCACCTGTTTCCACCCTGATTAAATATTTGCAGCACACTCTGTTTGCAGTCCAGGGTTTCCAGCCTCCCTCAGCCCCCTGAGCACGTTGGCCTTTCATTCCCCACAGAGACACACCCAGTGGCCAATTAGTCCTTCACATTGCCCATGAAGCCAGTGACCTACTCAGTTCCTGACGGTCAGATCGCagccctttttcccatctttacATCCACAATGAACCAGATATCCCACTTACCAGTTACCTGGAAACTTCCGGTCCTCCCACCGCAGCGCCACCCACCGCCACTGCCTGACGGTGGTCCTCCCACCGCAGCGCCACCCATCGCCACTGCCTGACGGTGGTCCTCCCACCGCAGCGCCACCCACCGCCACTGCCTGACGGTGGTCCTCCCACCGCAGCGCCACCCATCGCCACTGCCTGACGGTGGTCCTCCCAGCGCAGCGCCACCCATCGGCCACTGCCTGACGGTGGTCCTCCCAGCGCAGCGCCACCCATCGCCACTGACCTGACGGTGGTCCTCCCACCACAGCGCCACTGACTGACGGTGGTCCTCCCACCGCAGTGCCACCCATCGCCACTGCCTGACGGTGGTCCTCCCAGAGCAGCGCCACCCATCGCCACTGCCTGACGGTGGTCCTCCCAGCGCAGCGCCACCCATCGCCACTGCCTCACTGTTGTTCCTCCCAGCGCAGCGCCACCCATCGCCACTGACCTGACGGTGGTCCTCCCAGCGCAGCGCCACCCATCGCCACTGCCTCACTGTTCCTCCCTGCACAGTGCCCCCATCgccactgactgactgtggtccTCCCAGTGCAGCCCCACCCATCACCACTTAGAATACTTCAACttccctcccactccgctaaggGCACGCAGGACCTGGGGCTCCTAcatcgccacaccctaaccacccgcccagggcatcaatgtggaatttgccagtttcctcatttccccagcccccaccttatcccagttccaaccttccaacaaagcaccgtcctcttgacctatcctacctgaccatcttccttcccacctatccattccaccctattgccatcccacctacctatcgcactctcagctaccttctccccaaccctaccttcacccccaccccctcccatttatcactccacccccttggcccacaagcctcattcctgctgaagggctcttgcctgaaacgtcgattctcctgctcctcagatgttgcccgacctgctgtgcttttccattgccacTAACTGCTGTCTCCCCAGTGCAGCGCCACCCATTATCCCAGACTGTGAGGTggtggtgatcagagtcaaagcacagcagatcagatagCATCGGAGGAGCGAGAGTGTCGACGTTTCAAGCtgatgcccttcatcaggaatactgagaTAAATAggcagggtggggctggggggaaggtagttaggaatgcgataggtagatggaggtggggataatggtgataggtcagagcagagggtagagcagataggtgggaaggaagatggacaggcaggacagttcaagaggggaGTGctcagttggagggttggatctgggataaggtcagggaggggagatggggaaactggttaaattgacattgattccgtgtggttggagagtcctgaggcagaagatgagatgttcttcctccagtcgtcaggtGTCTAGGATTTagcggtggagaaggcccaggacttgcatgtcctggatggagtgggaggggcaagTTAAGTGGTCAGTCACAGAGCGGTGAGGTTGTTTAGTGAATGGCCTGGAGGTGTTCTCTGCGTTGGTGTCCTGTCTTCGttatgtagaggagaccacatcgaaagcaaTGGCCACAATtgaggtatttggatgtgcaggaaaatctctgttagGTGTGGAAGGACCCTTTGGGACCTTAgacagaggggggggggggggggggggggaaggtatgggtgcaggttctacacctcttgcggtggctaGGGAAGGTGGTGGGAGTGAAGGGTGGGTTGCACTGCACCACCCTCCGCCATTTCCAACACCTagtcagaccctaccaccagagatacatttccctccccacccttttcaaCATTCTGCAGAGACAATTCCCTCTGcgattcccttgttaggtccacaccacCAACCCCTTCTCCACTCCTGGCTAtcacctctcccccccccccccccctatccACCCCATGTTATGCTGAGCAAGTAAATAATTTTTCTTATACTTCAGTAGCCAATTTACCAAAAGGTTAGATTATGGAGAGGCAGTGCTTTATAGTTTGCTACTATTTGGGTACTGACAGCAAGCACAATTTAGAATAGTGACATTAGTCATTTCACAGCAAACTGGTATTAAACTTGCAAACCCTTGGTTAATATTTAGCCTTTTTGTGATTTTAAAGTCAGAGATGAATCTCAAGAGTCATTGAGCTTCACCCATCACACTGTGGAATTCAGGGAATGTGCCACCAAAGTCTAGACATTAGcactcaggggtggagagatggTTTGGACTTAGAATGGATCAAAAACCAAACTAGACACATTacatactgcaatgagtaactcagtcctgattccccaaagcctgtccatcatctgcaaagcacaaatcaggagtgtgatggaatactcctcacctatttggatgagtacagctccaataacactcaccATCCTTGGCAAAACAGCCCAGTTGACTGGCACCACATGCaaaaaacattcactccctccactattaATGCCCAGTGGCACTAGTGTgcaatatctacaagatgcgctgcagaaatttcaaggatccttagacagcaccatgcaaacccatgaccacttccatctagaagaacaagagcagcagataaatgggaacacggccaacttcaagtcactcaccatcctgacttggaaatatactaccattccttcagtgtcattgtgtCAAagacctggaattccctccttaatggcattatgggacaacccacagcacatggtcTCCAGGGGTTGAAGAAAACAGTCAACGGgagttagggacgggcaataaatgttggccagccagtgatgcccacattccacaaatgaataaaaaaaaaacccactatcACCTTGAGAGACAAGGGCAACAGAGGAATGAATACATTActattgcaagttcccctccacgcTATACTCTGCACAATACTGATGACCATCCCTAATTAGAACTAGAATCACTCCTTTATGGGTCAATTTCCAGGATAACTCCATCCTAATCATGCTGtcatcttaaactgctgcagtaatGTGGGATCAGTACACAATATGGCAAACTGGAGAACATGGTTCAATATGGCTAAATGccaaagtaattcattttggatacaaaaaaaaagacaaactgcATATTTTACCACCTTTTCATGATTAAGAACAGGAGGAACAAAATAATTTATGGGGTTCAAGCACACAAGTCACTAGAAGCTACTTTTAAAAGATACAAAAAGGTCAATCACAAAGTCTAATGGGTTGTTATTCCTTGTCTTCAGTGTTCAGTAGAAAGACAAGGAGATGCTTCAGTTATTATACAGAGCCTTTCATTGGGAGTAACAAGTTCAGCTTAGAGAAAAGTTTATACAGAACTTGAAGCAGATAGTGCTTCATGCAGAAGCAGATGTGGGGGCGAATGATGACTGATTGCATAAATATGGCTTGTATTCCTTGAgattagaaggttgagagattaAGTCAGACATATTTGAAATACATTAAGAAATAAGTTAGATACCAAGAAATGGAAAAAGGGAT is from Chiloscyllium plagiosum isolate BGI_BamShark_2017 chromosome 41, ASM401019v2, whole genome shotgun sequence and encodes:
- the sdhaf1 gene encoding succinate dehydrogenase assembly factor 1, mitochondrial, producing the protein MVRHSKLQKQVLSLYKQFLRAAKGKPGFLPLVCSEFRRNSEIPRTDVMHIEYLLRRGQRQLELLRNSNTKQLAAFSKFNQKNFEP